A portion of the Pedobacter cryoconitis genome contains these proteins:
- the lepB gene encoding signal peptidase I, protein MKWNFPLKKNTGTTKPRKTKKREWFDALLFALIASTVIRGLIFSAYAIPSGSMEGTLLTGDYLFVSKISYGPRMPFTPVQNPFLESTITKYHIKTYWDGIKLPYFRLPGLTTIKKGDIVVFNKPEEADPAYDKPVDVRTNLIKRCQATPGDVLTIVNSQVYINGKAAPNAEKAQTSYRVITSGDMINPDIFRDMNIEVCQQVDLNTYEMIIPKEQLTTFKGFSYIKSVIPVVEPVGSYDANVFPHNERFKWNADNFGPLTLPKIGMSVPLNQENLILYRRAIELYEHNKVELEGKDILINGKKAKSYTFKMNYYWMMGDNRHNSLDSRFWGYVPEDHVIGKALITWMSVDSTKTFPNKIRWNRLLKPID, encoded by the coding sequence ATGAAATGGAATTTCCCACTCAAGAAAAATACGGGAACAACCAAACCCAGAAAAACAAAAAAACGGGAATGGTTTGATGCCTTGTTATTTGCCCTTATCGCCTCGACTGTTATCAGGGGTTTGATATTTTCAGCCTACGCTATTCCTTCGGGCTCAATGGAAGGAACGTTACTGACTGGCGATTATTTGTTTGTGAGCAAAATCAGCTATGGGCCAAGAATGCCCTTTACCCCTGTTCAAAATCCTTTTCTGGAGTCTACAATTACAAAATACCATATCAAAACATATTGGGATGGTATAAAATTGCCATACTTTCGTTTACCGGGTTTAACAACGATTAAAAAGGGTGATATTGTGGTATTCAATAAACCAGAGGAAGCTGATCCAGCTTATGATAAACCTGTAGATGTAAGAACGAACCTTATTAAACGTTGTCAGGCCACCCCTGGAGATGTGCTGACGATTGTAAATTCGCAGGTTTATATCAATGGAAAAGCTGCTCCAAATGCTGAAAAGGCCCAGACATCTTATCGGGTCATCACTTCTGGAGATATGATTAATCCTGATATTTTTCGCGATATGAATATTGAAGTCTGCCAGCAAGTTGATCTCAATACTTATGAAATGATTATCCCGAAAGAACAATTGACAACTTTTAAAGGATTCTCTTATATCAAAAGTGTAATACCAGTCGTTGAGCCGGTGGGTAGTTATGATGCAAATGTTTTCCCTCACAACGAAAGATTCAAATGGAATGCGGACAATTTCGGCCCACTGACTTTACCGAAAATTGGCATGTCAGTACCGCTAAATCAAGAAAATTTAATCTTATACCGCCGGGCGATTGAGTTGTATGAGCACAATAAGGTAGAATTAGAAGGAAAGGATATCTTGATCAATGGTAAAAAAGCAAAAAGCTATACGTTTAAAATGAACTATTACTGGATGATGGGTGATAATCGCCATAATTCATTGGATTCACGTTTCTGGGGATATGTGCCCGAAGACCATGTAATTGGGAAAGCTTTAATTACCTGGATGAGTGTTGATTCGACAAAAACCTTTCCGAATAAGATAAGGTGGAACAGGCTTTTAAAGCCGATTGATTAA
- a CDS encoding OmpW/AlkL family protein encodes MKKVWILALLVSVTLTSLAQQKGEWRVRLRGTVVAPEASATITTIGGSADISTTVIPELDFTYFLTRNFSANLILGTTRHQITATETALGNVNVGKVWLLPPTLTFLYHAPVAKGILPYIGAGVNYTIFYGAKNGPAIAHTDYKNKFAFAAQVGSDFDIGKNLFLNIDVKKIWLRTDATVTTISSVAGGATVIANTKIDPWLFSLGIGKRF; translated from the coding sequence ATGAAAAAAGTATGGATACTAGCGCTTTTGGTAAGCGTGACATTGACAAGTTTGGCGCAACAAAAAGGGGAGTGGCGCGTAAGATTACGTGGAACAGTAGTTGCTCCTGAAGCTAGTGCAACTATTACTACAATAGGTGGATCGGCAGATATTAGTACGACGGTAATTCCTGAACTGGATTTTACTTATTTCTTAACCAGAAATTTCTCTGCAAATTTAATCCTGGGTACAACCCGTCATCAAATAACAGCTACAGAGACTGCTTTGGGAAATGTAAACGTGGGTAAAGTGTGGCTATTACCACCAACCTTAACATTTCTGTACCATGCACCAGTTGCAAAAGGCATTTTACCTTATATAGGTGCCGGTGTCAATTATACAATTTTTTACGGCGCCAAAAATGGCCCTGCTATAGCACATACAGACTATAAAAATAAATTTGCATTCGCTGCACAGGTTGGTAGTGATTTTGATATCGGTAAAAACTTATTCCTGAATATTGATGTAAAGAAAATCTGGCTAAGAACAGACGCAACTGTAACTACCATATCAAGCGTTGCTGGTGGCGCAACTGTAATTGCCAATACCAAAATAGACCCCTGGTTATTTAGCCTGGGTATCGGAAAGAGGTTCTAA
- a CDS encoding M57 family metalloprotease, whose protein sequence is MKKEFCKKTIKLLFTLVCLSIVATSCKKDEATTNPKAEDNIKQLTAYLTGKGFRVENIAYKDGRFILEKDIVMTREDVETRMKNESTPQTEHWRGPYLVKDPYHKNIKYYMDAGVPFEWNSAVLGAVMNWNNMEDHFYMTLNMSLLASSAGGDVRVFMGYEDANWIARAYLPGSNGRAGQSIEINSKFNNLPASEKLFAITHEIGHTIGFNHTDENKGSFIRGFIPYFDTPVVDPGSIMNSTVLPWSNFTAGDVLATKNLYPKIF, encoded by the coding sequence ATGAAAAAGGAATTTTGTAAAAAAACAATCAAATTGCTGTTTACGCTGGTCTGCCTGAGTATTGTTGCTACTTCTTGTAAAAAAGATGAAGCCACGACAAATCCAAAAGCAGAAGATAATATTAAACAGCTTACTGCTTATCTCACCGGGAAAGGATTCAGAGTCGAAAACATTGCTTATAAAGACGGAAGATTCATCCTCGAAAAAGATATTGTAATGACCCGGGAAGACGTAGAGACAAGGATGAAAAACGAAAGTACTCCGCAGACCGAACACTGGAGAGGACCTTACCTTGTTAAAGATCCTTATCATAAAAACATTAAGTACTATATGGATGCTGGTGTACCATTTGAATGGAATAGTGCAGTGTTGGGCGCAGTAATGAACTGGAATAATATGGAGGATCATTTTTATATGACGCTCAATATGTCATTATTAGCATCCAGCGCTGGTGGGGATGTCAGGGTATTCATGGGATATGAGGATGCGAACTGGATAGCAAGAGCTTACCTGCCAGGATCAAATGGCAGAGCTGGCCAGAGTATTGAGATCAACAGCAAATTCAATAATTTGCCGGCAAGTGAGAAACTTTTCGCAATTACACATGAAATCGGTCATACCATTGGTTTCAATCACACTGATGAGAACAAGGGATCATTTATCAGGGGATTTATCCCTTACTTTGATACTCCTGTTGTTGATCCGGGATCTATTATGAATTCTACTGTATTACCCTGGAGCAATTTTACTGCTGGAGATGTTCTGGCTACTAAGAATTTATATCCAAAAATATTCTGA
- a CDS encoding TonB-dependent receptor has protein sequence MILKGIIKNTANVAIDGATLFLKDGHTGQVLKQELTNIDGAFAFTAVAGTYVISVSYLGSLSYQSELLKLAGSVDLGVIKIETTARSLKEVVIQSSGNKPIVKIEGRKMIYNIQKSITAQGTNVLEALKKTPGVIVNQDNSITLNGANGALVMINGRLTYLQAAELAQLLKTMSSSDLKSIEIIRNPSAEYDASGTGGIINLVLQKSIAEGFNGSINNGIAYGQTLKQNTNMNLNFRKGKVNLFGSYNHNFGHFAMDYDNDRTTNGKIYLNSNHDVDKRRSIGSTLGADYAIDTTKTIGIVMNGNFSSGGGLITPLTNIYDQPTGELLQTLKSQSAYPDQKANRYNFNLNYRYKSINNTTLDIDADYGIFDAATKNLSTNSFYAPNGDFQSSNNFLVANSRDIKLYAAKIDYGFPVGKGRMVTGAKFSSVNADNIFDQYAINSGVNIIDINVSNTFKYQEQITAGYLKYETPVNDKLSMDIGVRLENTHSKGNLQPREGSNQSPALVVRNYLNVFPTAGITYKTGHSGTYNLSIARRIDRPAYNDLNPFSYPVDELSYWKGNPFLKPQYANILSLQYSYKRTTISAGYTRTSDLSSGITEVLEENRIIMIPRNIGFQNNLNLTITQQVALAKWWNVSLTGIGYRLENKVGTLEYGDYSRSRFAGTINIQQTFNLPGHITAEVAGVVNSKNISSLNTYVKSNSQLDLGLQKNLMRDKATIRLAVTDLWRTNKINTDTQLNNLLLHTTYAGETRQIRLNFTYRFGNNKIKTKDNRESGLQNESQRL, from the coding sequence ATGATCTTAAAAGGTATCATTAAGAACACAGCTAACGTGGCAATTGATGGTGCAACTTTATTTTTAAAGGATGGCCATACAGGTCAGGTTCTTAAACAGGAATTAACGAATATAGATGGGGCTTTTGCTTTTACTGCAGTTGCTGGAACTTATGTAATCTCAGTGAGTTATCTCGGTTCATTGTCTTATCAAAGTGAGTTGTTGAAATTAGCTGGAAGTGTGGATTTGGGAGTGATTAAAATTGAAACAACGGCACGTAGCTTAAAGGAAGTCGTTATTCAGAGTTCTGGTAATAAGCCTATTGTAAAGATTGAAGGCCGGAAAATGATATATAATATCCAGAAAAGTATAACTGCGCAGGGTACAAATGTACTGGAAGCTTTAAAGAAAACTCCTGGGGTAATTGTCAATCAGGATAACTCAATTACGCTGAATGGGGCTAATGGTGCACTGGTTATGATCAATGGCAGACTAACTTATTTACAGGCCGCAGAACTTGCACAGCTGCTTAAAACTATGTCTTCTTCCGACTTAAAATCTATCGAGATTATTAGAAATCCATCTGCAGAATACGACGCTTCCGGCACCGGTGGTATTATTAATCTTGTCCTTCAGAAATCAATTGCTGAAGGTTTCAATGGGAGCATCAACAATGGGATTGCATACGGACAAACTTTGAAACAAAATACCAATATGAATCTTAACTTCCGTAAAGGAAAAGTCAATCTCTTTGGCAGTTATAATCATAATTTTGGACATTTTGCGATGGACTATGACAATGACCGGACAACAAATGGAAAGATTTATCTGAATTCGAATCATGACGTAGATAAGCGGCGTAGTATAGGGTCAACTTTAGGCGCTGATTATGCTATAGACACGACCAAAACAATTGGAATAGTGATGAATGGTAATTTTTCGAGCGGTGGTGGTTTGATCACCCCTTTAACGAATATTTATGATCAGCCAACAGGCGAGCTTTTACAAACGTTAAAGAGCCAGAGTGCTTATCCGGATCAAAAGGCCAACAGGTACAATTTCAACTTAAATTACCGGTATAAAAGCATCAATAATACGACCCTGGATATAGATGCAGATTATGGAATCTTCGATGCAGCGACAAAAAACCTGAGTACAAATAGTTTTTATGCTCCAAATGGAGATTTTCAATCTTCCAATAATTTCCTGGTGGCCAATAGCCGGGATATTAAATTGTATGCGGCTAAAATAGACTATGGTTTTCCTGTTGGGAAGGGGAGAATGGTAACTGGTGCAAAATTTTCCAGTGTAAATGCTGATAATATATTTGATCAGTATGCTATAAATAGCGGTGTAAATATTATTGATATAAACGTATCAAATACCTTCAAATATCAAGAACAAATAACCGCAGGATACTTAAAGTATGAGACACCTGTTAATGATAAATTGAGCATGGATATCGGTGTTAGATTAGAAAATACGCATTCTAAAGGAAATTTACAGCCAAGAGAAGGGAGCAACCAGTCGCCGGCTTTAGTAGTTAGAAATTATTTGAATGTCTTTCCAACAGCCGGGATTACTTATAAAACGGGGCATTCAGGTACTTATAATTTGAGTATTGCCCGACGTATTGATCGTCCTGCTTATAATGATCTGAATCCATTTTCGTATCCTGTTGACGAGCTTTCTTATTGGAAAGGAAATCCATTTCTTAAGCCTCAATATGCGAACATACTGTCACTGCAGTATAGTTATAAGCGTACAACGATATCTGCTGGTTATACCAGAACAAGCGATCTGAGTAGTGGAATAACTGAGGTTTTGGAAGAGAACAGAATTATTATGATACCCAGAAATATAGGGTTCCAGAATAATCTTAATCTGACCATTACCCAACAGGTTGCGCTGGCAAAATGGTGGAATGTGAGCCTGACAGGGATAGGGTACCGCTTAGAGAATAAAGTAGGAACTCTGGAATATGGAGATTATAGCCGCAGCCGTTTTGCAGGTACAATTAATATACAACAAACTTTTAACTTGCCTGGACATATTACAGCTGAAGTTGCTGGTGTGGTGAACTCAAAAAATATAAGTAGTCTGAATACTTATGTAAAAAGCAATTCACAGCTTGACCTTGGCTTGCAAAAGAATTTAATGAGAGACAAAGCAACAATCAGACTGGCTGTTACTGATCTATGGAGAACAAACAAGATCAATACAGATACACAACTGAATAATTTATTGCTCCATACTACCTATGCAGGGGAAACTCGTCAGATACGCTTGAATTTTACTTATCGGTTTGGCAACAATAAGATTAAGACAAAGGATAACCGCGAATCGGGGCTGCAAAATGAATCACAAAGATTGTAA
- a CDS encoding MauE/DoxX family redox-associated membrane protein, which produces MILTILTYSITGIFIALWSYASFPKFRNLRYFRAILRSQAIPKWIVSPLTILLPLTEIGIIILLINSATRLFGMYLSLTMMLIFTIYVAGIMYQAYDRYPCPCGGLFSHMGWRKHFKVNIALTVLALVGVILLERLSH; this is translated from the coding sequence ATGATACTTACAATCCTGACTTATTCCATCACTGGCATCTTCATCGCACTTTGGTCTTACGCATCTTTTCCAAAGTTCCGTAACCTGAGATATTTCAGAGCAATACTACGCAGTCAGGCAATTCCCAAATGGATTGTCTCACCCCTTACTATCTTACTGCCTTTAACTGAAATTGGTATTATTATTCTCCTGATCAACTCGGCCACCAGATTATTTGGAATGTATTTATCATTAACAATGATGCTCATCTTTACAATTTATGTAGCCGGAATAATGTACCAGGCATATGACCGTTATCCATGCCCTTGCGGAGGGCTTTTTAGCCATATGGGGTGGAGAAAACATTTCAAAGTGAATATTGCCCTGACCGTACTCGCTTTAGTCGGCGTAATCTTGCTGGAACGTTTATCACATTAA
- a CDS encoding outer membrane beta-barrel protein, with amino-acid sequence MMKPRIITLLVTWLITISNFAAAQSNLLLSGQVNSNIPLDGATVYLYKIADSVPVQTTMTDSKGTFNLTHLNAGNYRVAVIMIGYSVYKGGNFQLQVNTVLPVIRLQQTGLALQEVKISSQKALVEKKIDRTVINVDAMLSNAGSTVLEVLEKSPGIMIDQNGKVSLKGKGATLFIDDKPAYLSGAELESYLKSLPSSTIDQIELMPNPPAKYDAAGNGGIINIRTKKSKLKGFNGGINLSYVQGKYTRTNQSFNFNYRYNKVNLFGNLGFAVINNYSDLDINRHFEDINGKVVSNFLQNSFSRTTGQSYTSNVGMDYYLSDKTTFGVGLTGLYRPLKQKMFVKSVFTNAQNLTDSTVLADNREQNKFGNMGLNLNYRHLYDKNGRELTADIAYVNYKTQNDQSFDNNSYLKDGLPANNYLLTGSLPAGINIYSAKIDYSHPLKNGVKLETGFKTSYTKTDNIADYFYTVNQITKPDYDKTNHFLYKEHINAAYMNANKEFNRLTVQAGLRLEHTISNGHQLGNIQKTDSTFKRNYTGLFPTIYLQYKLDTASTNLLSIDYGRRIDRPYYQDLNPFLSPIDKFTYYTGNPFLKPSYTNNIELSHTYKGKFTTSLSYGKSIDQVNETIEIVNGIYYSRPGNIGSTIVKSLSFDGTFDLASWFNFHFYGQVINIHTVSAFYTGELDTKGTFFYLKPILQFKGRKDWTIQLDGYYQSKVTNAQFVAGEQKRVNVAVAKKISPSTTVKLVVNDVFHSYVNSGVINNLALTSADYHNVGDSRTAVLSLNYRFGKAISNLRKHEGNGAESEQKRVKN; translated from the coding sequence ATGATGAAACCTAGAATTATAACGCTATTGGTCACCTGGCTAATTACAATTTCAAATTTCGCGGCTGCACAAAGTAATTTACTATTAAGTGGCCAGGTTAATAGCAATATTCCATTGGATGGCGCTACTGTTTATCTTTATAAAATTGCGGATTCAGTACCAGTGCAAACCACAATGACAGATTCAAAAGGGACGTTTAATTTAACTCATTTAAACGCAGGTAATTACCGGGTCGCTGTGATAATGATCGGATATTCAGTTTATAAAGGAGGTAATTTCCAATTACAAGTGAATACAGTTTTACCTGTAATCCGGCTGCAGCAAACTGGGTTAGCTTTACAGGAGGTAAAAATAAGCAGTCAGAAAGCTCTGGTTGAAAAAAAGATAGACCGTACCGTGATCAATGTTGACGCAATGCTCAGCAATGCAGGAAGTACTGTTTTGGAAGTGCTGGAAAAATCTCCTGGAATTATGATTGATCAAAACGGTAAGGTAAGTTTAAAGGGAAAGGGCGCTACTCTATTTATTGATGATAAGCCAGCCTATCTTTCAGGAGCTGAGTTAGAAAGCTATTTAAAGTCACTTCCTTCGTCCACTATTGACCAGATTGAACTGATGCCTAATCCACCTGCTAAATATGATGCAGCGGGCAATGGTGGGATAATCAATATCCGGACAAAGAAGAGCAAATTGAAAGGATTTAATGGAGGGATTAATCTTAGCTATGTTCAGGGTAAATATACGCGGACTAACCAGAGCTTTAACTTCAATTACCGCTATAATAAAGTGAACCTGTTTGGTAATTTAGGTTTTGCTGTGATTAATAACTATAGCGACCTGGATATTAACCGCCATTTTGAAGATATTAATGGGAAAGTCGTTTCTAATTTCTTACAGAATTCTTTTTCCCGGACAACAGGACAAAGTTATACAAGCAACGTCGGTATGGATTACTATTTATCTGACAAAACTACTTTTGGTGTTGGTCTGACCGGGTTGTACCGTCCTTTGAAACAGAAAATGTTCGTTAAGAGCGTTTTTACGAATGCTCAGAATTTGACTGACTCTACAGTATTAGCTGATAACAGGGAGCAGAATAAATTTGGAAATATGGGTTTAAATTTAAATTACAGGCACTTGTACGATAAAAATGGCAGAGAATTAACAGCAGATATAGCTTATGTCAATTACAAAACTCAGAATGATCAATCATTTGATAATAATAGTTATCTGAAAGATGGACTGCCAGCAAACAATTATTTATTAACAGGATCTCTGCCTGCCGGGATAAATATATATTCAGCTAAAATTGATTACTCACATCCTTTGAAAAATGGCGTCAAATTGGAAACTGGATTTAAAACCAGTTATACAAAGACGGACAATATTGCTGATTATTTTTATACAGTAAACCAGATCACCAAACCTGATTACGATAAGACTAATCATTTTTTATATAAAGAACATATCAATGCTGCCTATATGAATGCGAATAAGGAATTTAACCGTTTAACAGTACAGGCTGGACTGAGACTAGAGCATACAATTTCTAACGGACACCAGTTAGGAAATATACAGAAGACGGATTCAACTTTTAAACGTAACTATACCGGACTGTTTCCTACAATATATTTACAGTATAAATTGGATACCGCAAGTACCAATTTGTTAAGTATTGATTATGGGCGAAGAATTGACAGACCATACTATCAAGATTTAAATCCATTTTTATCACCGATTGATAAGTTTACTTATTATACTGGGAATCCATTTTTGAAGCCATCTTATACAAATAATATAGAGCTTTCGCATACTTATAAAGGCAAGTTTACCACGTCTTTAAGTTATGGGAAATCAATAGATCAGGTAAATGAAACTATTGAAATTGTGAATGGTATTTATTACAGCAGACCTGGCAATATCGGGAGCACTATAGTGAAGTCGCTATCTTTTGATGGGACTTTTGATCTGGCTTCCTGGTTTAACTTTCATTTTTATGGACAGGTAATCAATATCCATACAGTCAGTGCATTTTATACTGGTGAACTGGATACGAAAGGGACTTTCTTTTATCTAAAGCCAATTTTACAATTTAAAGGTAGAAAAGACTGGACAATACAGCTGGATGGTTATTACCAAAGTAAAGTAACGAATGCGCAGTTTGTTGCTGGTGAACAGAAAAGGGTAAATGTAGCGGTTGCTAAAAAAATATCACCAAGTACCACGGTTAAGTTAGTGGTTAATGATGTGTTTCATTCGTATGTGAATAGTGGTGTGATTAATAATTTAGCACTGACCAGCGCTGATTATCATAATGTAGGTGATAGCCGTACCGCGGTTCTTTCTTTGAACTATAGATTCGGTAAAGCTATCTCTAATCTGCGTAAACATGAAGGAAATGGAGCGGAAAGCGAACAGAAGCGGGTAAAGAATTAA
- a CDS encoding sensor histidine kinase: MNKNHTTRALLIACVVIVSTLSFIQFYLVRNTYRLTRDHFYTEVKEEIVKVTNSPAMISLAEQIRAELRQAVIQYVTNPMSKPGFIKLLKSNTKESGHKLNIYLKKMLDKKPNLEGIIYKSQFDEIIFEINGKSDTLLTAPAKPVVFSGDDFHTAHTIILNKDVTLSTGEDLRITIRQSNFMDISKQENEVIKRMSGVLFLAIGLIAAVIILLYLVFSAMIRQKKLAEIKTDFANNITHELKTPLSSVSIILKSILLKEVQAKPALLNDLLQSLNRQHGKIRQLVDSVLDSAMVTATKVEQKELEITRFLQHYADDLAIANHELIAKIETIPQTLLTNAATLEKILNILVDNAAKYSEEGVSIYLTAFKTQTHYHIEITDQGAGIPLKYQQHIFDKFYRIPEQNKHTVKGLGLGLYLAKQAALQLSAELTVSSKPGKGSTFIISLPV; encoded by the coding sequence ATGAATAAGAATCATACCACCAGGGCACTTCTAATAGCATGCGTAGTTATTGTATCCACCTTATCATTTATTCAGTTTTATCTGGTCAGGAATACTTACAGGCTCACCAGAGATCACTTTTATACAGAGGTAAAAGAAGAAATAGTGAAGGTTACCAACTCCCCGGCTATGATTTCCTTAGCAGAGCAAATCAGGGCAGAGTTGCGCCAAGCTGTAATCCAGTATGTGACCAACCCAATGAGCAAACCTGGTTTTATAAAATTATTAAAAAGCAACACGAAGGAAAGCGGTCATAAATTAAATATTTATCTAAAAAAAATGCTGGATAAAAAACCTAACCTTGAAGGCATAATTTATAAATCACAATTTGATGAAATCATCTTTGAGATCAATGGAAAATCCGATACATTGCTGACTGCCCCTGCAAAGCCTGTTGTATTTTCCGGGGATGATTTCCATACAGCGCATACAATTATTTTAAATAAAGATGTGACGCTGAGTACTGGAGAGGATTTACGTATTACAATCAGGCAATCAAATTTCATGGATATTTCTAAGCAGGAAAATGAAGTTATCAAACGGATGTCTGGTGTGTTATTTCTCGCTATTGGTTTAATTGCAGCTGTGATTATTTTATTATATCTGGTTTTTAGTGCGATGATCAGACAAAAGAAACTAGCAGAAATTAAAACAGATTTTGCAAATAACATTACGCATGAGCTGAAAACTCCTTTAAGTTCAGTGAGTATAATATTGAAGAGCATTTTGTTAAAAGAAGTACAAGCAAAACCGGCTCTGTTGAATGACTTGCTGCAATCATTAAACAGGCAGCATGGAAAAATAAGGCAGCTAGTGGATAGCGTACTGGACAGTGCAATGGTAACGGCTACAAAAGTGGAGCAAAAAGAACTCGAAATCACACGTTTTCTGCAGCACTATGCCGATGATTTAGCTATTGCTAATCATGAGCTGATCGCTAAAATAGAGACAATTCCGCAAACGTTACTGACCAATGCTGCAACATTAGAAAAGATATTAAATATATTAGTTGATAACGCTGCAAAATATAGCGAAGAAGGTGTATCAATTTATTTAACTGCTTTTAAAACCCAGACTCATTATCATATAGAAATCACCGATCAGGGAGCTGGTATTCCCTTAAAGTATCAACAACATATCTTTGATAAATTTTACCGCATTCCAGAGCAAAATAAGCATACCGTTAAAGGTTTAGGCTTGGGATTATATCTAGCTAAACAAGCAGCCTTACAACTCAGCGCGGAGCTTACTGTGAGCAGCAAACCGGGCAAAGGCAGTACCTTTATAATCAGTTTACCAGTATGA
- a CDS encoding response regulator transcription factor, with the protein MNIKVLIVEDDIDLGNLLKQYLEINKFQAHRVYNGIEAREELKRETYDILIIDVMMPKEDGFTLAEKLVQTYPQLPFLFVTARKLKEDILHGLKLGADDYILKPFDADELIQRVRNILKRTKINPVAQEIIRIGSYKFEPGNLILTSSEDQKILTEKEADLLHYLCLHQNQIIKRNDILNHLWKESDFFNGRSMDVFISRLRKYLAKDKAIYIESIRGIGFRFITDNR; encoded by the coding sequence ATGAATATCAAAGTATTAATTGTAGAAGATGATATTGATCTGGGAAACCTGTTAAAACAATATCTGGAAATAAACAAATTTCAAGCTCACCGGGTATATAACGGTATTGAAGCCCGCGAAGAACTGAAAAGAGAAACTTACGATATTTTGATCATTGATGTAATGATGCCAAAAGAAGATGGATTTACTTTGGCAGAAAAACTAGTGCAAACTTATCCGCAACTCCCCTTTCTGTTTGTAACTGCCCGTAAGCTAAAAGAAGACATACTACATGGCCTGAAACTTGGCGCTGATGATTATATATTAAAACCCTTTGACGCGGATGAATTGATTCAGCGCGTCCGGAATATTTTAAAACGAACTAAGATTAATCCAGTTGCCCAGGAAATCATTCGAATTGGCAGTTACAAATTCGAACCAGGGAATTTAATACTGACTTCTTCCGAAGATCAAAAGATACTTACAGAAAAAGAGGCTGATTTACTTCATTACCTCTGCCTGCATCAGAACCAGATCATCAAACGAAATGATATACTCAATCACCTTTGGAAAGAATCCGATTTCTTTAACGGCCGGAGTATGGATGTATTTATTAGCCGGCTCAGAAAGTATTTAGCAAAAGATAAAGCCATTTATATAGAAAGTATAAGAGGAATTGGCTTCCGTTTTATCACTGATAACCGATGA